Genomic segment of Panicum virgatum strain AP13 chromosome 9N, P.virgatum_v5, whole genome shotgun sequence:
AATCAAATCGAACGGTTGcaccatcaaaaaaaaaatcgaacGGTTGCGATGGAAAAGAAAACTGGCTGCCAGGACTAAGGCTGTCGGCACTGAGACCTTTAAACGGTCCGCTACACTATCTTTCAGGATCCTTTTAGGATTAGTTTTGCTGCACCGGGTACGCCATCATCGTCTGCTACGGTCGCGCTTCCTCCAAATCTAGCGCGCTAGCGGATGTCCGCTGCGCCTgcgcccgggcccaccttgcctccgcccgcgccgcgcaccAACTGCCGTGgggagctccgccgtgccgcttCGACCCCTCCGCCCCACCGCCCGCTGGCCAGTGATGGAGGTGATGAGGGCGCCCGTGACCTGCACCgccacggcgaggtcgagcaGCTGCGGCGAGGCCAGCTCGAGCCGGAGCAgtggcgacgccgccgcggcgagctcgagcagcagcgccgcggcagccatggccgcccACCGCCATGGACCAGCGCgggcagggagggggagggaggagggcgctcaccgcccgccgctgcgccccggccgtgcgcgcgcactcctgccgccgccctctGGCCACTGGCCGTCGCACCGCTTCGCCGGACAGGGAGgccggagagagagagcgcaGGGGGAGGGGCAGAGAGCCAGAGACACACGGGAGGTCGAAGAAGAGGAGTGGgaaggaaagagagagaaaaaagaaaagagaaaaaaaaataatacgGTAGTTGGTTGATTGAATAAAATATGAGGTAGCTGGGATAGAGTAGAGATATAGAGTACGAACGACTGCGGAGAAACTGAATGTAGAATAGAAAATATTGATGATAAAGACGGAATATGTCTTTTAGATGATGGATTTAGAGTACGACGAGTGCAGACAGCCTAAGGGGAGCCGGTGACGTGCTCGGCAGCTGCTAGCAGAGAATACGTGTCAGCACCTAAGAGGGAGAGGCGGGTGGGAATCTAACTTGAGTCACAAATTTCAAGATTAATTTTCTCTTAAACAATTAACTGATTTTCGAATCATTTGAagaatattattgtttataattaatgaaacaaatcaagaaccaatatggatatatttttatttttatttaaaatatcAACAAATGTGATCAACAAATTCAATAAAATACATCAATATTTCTAAATAATCGCTTAATTGAAGTATCAGATGTAGAACTGGTTTTTGAAATGTTAAATTAGTTTTCATGGATTGAAGAACTAGATTTCACATATTATTGAATCAGTATTTTAATTTGTTAAGTACATAGGTTAATTTGTCAACTATTTCTATAAAATGTTGAAAGCCTTATACTAAAATGTTGAAATAGGTCTGAATTATTGTTGAACCAATATTTTTAACTGTTGAATCCAAACAATTAATCAATGCATTAACTACAATGATTATGAAAGAAACAGCTAAAATATGATGCATATGTGACATGTGCTTGTCCGCGTCTTCCCctttttttcaaagaaaaaaaacctgCGAACTGGATTGCTTGCTTCCTGGCTGGCGTGGGCCTCTTACGGCAGCTGGTGGCCTGTTGTTGGGCTTCTTCCGTTAGACAGATAGCAGCccgccacacacacacacccgacctcgcgtagcgccgccgccgccccctcacgCCGTCGCAggacgcagccgccgccgcaccaggcGCCCGTCcgcacgagcgccgccgctcgccggcgaggaacCGCTGGCAAGGAGGAGCGCCTAAGGAAGTCTCCTGTGAGGTCCCCGTTCTCGTCTCACTGATCTAGCGTTACTCCGGGTTGATGATTTCTTCTTTCCGTTTCTCTTCCTCTTTGATTTCCTCCTCCCTAATCCCCGTTTCTGACCTAGTGGCTAGTTCTTCAATTCTCGAGTGGATGGAAGCATCGAGCAGTGTGCTGGTGGCGTAGGATCTACAGCCTCGATTGACATCAAGGCTCAGAGGCGGAACCAGCATTTTAtcatttggggggggggggggggggggcaagaggCTGAGTCGAAAATAAACttgtaagaaaaaaaatgcaagcaATAGAGTATATATAACTCAATGTAGTACGGATAAAAAAGATAATCCACAAATGGGTCTACCTGTGATACTATTAGTTGTGATCACTAATGGATCATGTCAATGGGTTTGTTGATATAAAGAAAATTGTGTTGGGGTCAATTCAAAATACGGTGATGTTATTTGTGGCAGCCATACATGATCGCATATTCAAGGATGAATATACATAGGTGCCTGCTGATGCGGCAAACAGGGGCAATCGGCCGATCAGTTTTAGGGATTAGAAATCAGGAGACATAGTTTATACTTGGTGGCTCCAAGGTTCAGTTGTAGCTTCATAGTTTATTTTTGTCTTTTACCCACTTAAGCTCTAGAGTAGCACATTGCAAACAATCTTTGTGACCCATACATCCAACCATGTAAAGCAATTAACTCAATACACATTGCTAGCATTGCAAACAAGATTTATGACCCATGCATCCAACCACGGAAAGCAATCAACTCAACCATGGAAAGTATACATCAGCACAAACAAAAAAACTGTCACTAGCCTTGGGAGGGGACATGGCCCCTGCTGTCCCCCGTTGTCTCTGCCACTGTCAAGGCTCCAATGTGGGCTCATGTTTGTTATGGGCTGACTGCTATTTGCCTATGTTGAACTTCTACTTCTTATTGTTGTGAACTCTGTTATGCCTTTCTATTTTTTTGCACTCATGTAAAAATTTCTGAAACGTATCCATGTATTGGAGTTTATTTTTAGCAAATGCCGTATCCACATATCCGTATCGGCctcaatatatatgtgtatcCGTATATATGTAACATACTTTAAGTGGACCCTATCCCTGCTCTGTTTCATTAATTGCCAGCATGAAATTTCTATGCATGTTCagcaaagagaaaagaaaaggccaaATGATCATGTTTCCCTGTTTATGCAGGCAAGATTGTTTCAATGGCTTCAAGTGCACGAAATATCATGTTTCGACGTCTCAAGACATTAACTATAAGCCCTGCGCTGGCATCTGGTGTGACCAGTCAGCATTACCAGCTTCAGCAGCGTGCACCAGTGAGTGGCACAGCTAAAGGAAAGGCTAAGCTCAAAGCTGGCCAGCCTTTGAAGCGTTCCACCATTGGAGCAAAGAAAGGGACACCTTCCactggtgggggtgggggtgggggtggaggtGGCCGTGGACGTCGCGAGGCCATGGAGCGCATTACCCAGATTTCAGAGTCTTGTCTCAATGCGTCTACTCCCCTGCGGCACTTGCCTCCCAAGGAGCGTCTTCGTGAGGCCAAACGTGAGGAGCTTGGACTTGTCTCCAAGGAGAGGCAACGCGAGCTTGATATAGCCAAGGCCAAAGCTAAAGCCAAATCCAAAGGTACTGGTGCAGATGATGGGGACCGTGTGCTCATGGGTCCACCAGGCCTTGACTATATCAGTCTTGGGCTGGTTGATGAGGATGCAATCCCCAAGTATGAGCTCACAGTCGAGGATGGTCGGCGACTTGCCAAAGAATACAGTCGTGTGCTAATGCGGCGACACCGTGCAAGGCAAACAGCAGAGTCAACGCTTCTGACACTCAAAAAGGAGGCCATTGCGGCGCTCCCTGAGAAGCTGCGAGCTGCTGCTATGGTACCTGACATGACACCTTTCCCTGCAAACCGGTACATGGCGACACTCACACCACCAATTGAAGGGTATATTGAAAAGGTGCGGGATGCTGCTAAGAAGCACTCTGTGAAGGAGAAACTTCGCTGAGAAATTCTAGGAAGGAAACTGTTTCGACATAAGGTGAGGAGAATTTAGGCATTTCTTCTTCATTGATTTCTTCTGCATCTGGTTTAAATGTTGTTTTCATTCATAGAAAGAAAGGATCCCGTGACAATCAAATTTTCGTGATAAATTGTCACATTTTCTGTTTCAAATGCTTGGTGTTCAGGATGTGTTTCTGAACCTGTTTGTGTTATTAGGAGCATCTTCAAATCAACTGATTTGTTGTGTTAAGAGAAGAAAATTTTTCTGCCTCCTTGTGATCCTCAGCGGTGATAAGCTGGAAAGTGCCTTGTCCAGTCTTTCCAGTTCCCCCGTCAGTCATACTTGCTGTTGATTACTTTGCATTTTAAGGAATAGAATATATTTTGTGATTTGTATCCAAATTTTGACTCCCAGTGCTTACTGCTAGTGATGTGCTATAGAATTGAAGATAAATCAAGTATGATGTTTTATTTGCGTAATTAAATTGAGTTCCATATATTAGTAGCCAAGTGCATATAGATATACTTCAATAAGGGGAATGCACTATACTCTGTAGTAgtatcagaaattcagaatatAGACCGACAGTTTTGGCTAGTTTGTTTGTGAATAAGTGTATGAGTTGGTACTCGTATTACCCGTGAGGCAAGAGCTACGGAAGTTTGACTCACTTATAATGTTgttgttttttaaaaaagatcTGAGCTAGTAAGTTTGAACAAGATATCTGACACACACTTGGTAATAAGGAAAACTGTGTTTCTTTTCTAACTCAGTAACTCTACCTTGCCTTCATTAAATCTCCTGCACTTACATGTCCACATCACTGCCTTCAAACCTGCTATCCTCAACTTTGTAAAGTGTAAATGGTCTTGTTTAGTTTGCATCTTTTGTCACTATTAAATAGCAGTCCAATCCCTTGTAATTCATTTCTTTTgcattttgcactaacattctCACTATGTGGTTCTCCTCGTGTCTAACTCCGTTCTATTTTTTTCCCACTTAACTTTGTAGGTGAATGAATATTCAGCCTAATTTAGAAGAACAGCTTGCACAAACTGTATCTTTGCACGAGCTACAATTGTCGAATTCGGTGATCTAGTCATAAACCCTTTTGCCATTTCTTTTGATGCAATGCTACTGGAATGGTGTATTTATGAAATTTTTGCTAGACTGCCACCTTTTCCATGCCGATTTAGGATGTTTGTTGTTGACAGCTGACTTGTGTAATAAAAGCGTAGCAGCGAGTCAGTGAGACTGAAGAATCTCTTGCTCACAAATGGTTCATGAGATTCTTTTATGCTCGAATTGGCATTTAGACTTTGGGTTACATGTTTTTGGCTGCTAGATGGCTCGAACTCCTGGGGTTATGATGCAGTGTTGGCATCGAAGTTATGTATGAATCAGTATGCTGTATTATGTACCTCGATTCCTTAAAAGTTTCTGTGCGACATCAATCGTGAGCTGCCCTGATTCGTTTTGTATGCAAGCTAAAAAAAATTGTTACATATTTAGAATCCGTTTGGGAGGTATTGTCTGTGCCTTCATATCTTTTAAGCAAATCGAGCACTGTAGAGTGAAAAATTGTTTTACAAATCGAGAGGAATACGAGCTAGAGGTGAACTGAAGCCAAATAATTTGGTTTTCACTGGTGAATCGATTTTGGAGAAAACCCTCGTTTTGCCCTTTACTATAGATAGataataaaaatattataatGGGAGTAAAATCTATAGAGACgaaaatttcacaaaaatagaaTAATCAATTGATAGCTGTGCTACTGTACTTGCACCACAGGGTTGGTTGTTCAAGTGTAGGCATAATACAAGCAATGGATGCCACATATAGATAAATTATAGGCATTTAGTAACACTCAATTCCTCAATACAAATCGATCTTCTTGTCTTTCCGGTGTAATTAATTGCTCCTTCACAATCTCATGCACATTGATAAAATTAATTAGTGATCTAAAAGCTCTGGGATCTACTAGGACAGCTAGCTGTCTTTCTCTCTCTTGAGTTTTTTGCACCTTGAACTGCACATAAGCATCATGAAATTGTATTGTTACCGCACCAGGCTCTAAAAAAAATTACTGGAGTTAGGGGGCCAAGACCCCTGCTGACACTGACACCCCCTGGTTCCGCCATTGCCCCGCCACGCATTCCCACCTCAATCACGTCTGTTCCTGTACAAAGGAAACCCGCCCTGTCGTTCTCCGGCGTCCGGCCACCACAGCTTGATTAGGTCGACGGTGAGCACCTCCGTACCCTTCTCTACCCGTCATGCCCTTCCCTTTCTCTACCTTCAGCGAGCTTCCCACAGGCTCCTAGAACTGTAGCCATAGCTGTCGCAGCCGCTGTGGACGGCCTTCCATTTTCCACGCTCCAAGTCACTGAAATGGAACCTCCTCGATCACCCTCCACTCTCTCACTATACCCTCTCAttataattaatatatatatacttataCTCTTATTACTATGCGCCCTCGAGGGAGAGCCACGGAGGCAATCGGGCGCTCCTGAGCGATGTCGGGGAGAGGACGCCCGACGCGGCTCCTCGATTCCTCGTTCGCCCGTTTCGCGGAAGCCGCACGGTGCCTTCTGCGTGTGGGCCTCGCTGCTCATGCCCAACACGGCTCATCGATTCGGCGTTCGACTGCGTGTGGgcctcgctgctgctgccgcgcctCTCCTGCGCGTCGGCCCCCCAGCTCGCCTCGCCCTCTGCGTGCGAGCCTGCCTGCTGCCGCACCGCCTCCCACTGTGTGCGGGCCTCGCCGGGCTCTCTTTTCCCTGCCTCCGCGGGACAGCGCCCGTTCCCACTGCGTCTCCTTCTCGTTTTCGTTTTCCTCTCGTGGAGGCGGCGTAGGGTTTGGGGAAGGTTTGGGGGAGGGCGGAGTCTTGGCGCCGTGCGAggagggcagcggcggaggagtCTGGCCGTTGTGCGTCGGCGCGCCGGGGCCGGCCGACGCCGCCGTGCTCCCGGTGCAGTTCCGCCAGCCCGCAGCTCTTCTCCTGCATTGCCTTTGTCTTCAGGCCATTGGTGAGTTCCAGATCCACTCGATTGTCCGGCTCCCTCCCAGTTCCTGATGATGCTTTTCCTCCTGTTTCGTGTCCTCCCTATGCGCCTTcctctgctcgccggcggccgttgCCTTCCCGTGGTCTCCACGCCGCCGCTGTTTCCTCCGTTGTTAGCTTCTTCCCTGGGTCTCCCAAACGAGTTCGTGCTGCTGCTTCCACCACTTTGGTCGCCGTTCCCCGCCTGCTTGTGCTGTCTGGATTGGGTTGGTCCTGTTGCTTTGACTACTCTGTTCTGCGTTTCTTATTTTCTGTTCATTTACTGTTTGTTACTGATGGTGTGTCTGCTATCTCCAGGTGCTCTTGTTGTGGGGCGCATTGTCAGCGGTGAACTCCTACTGCTGCTTGTCAGGTGACTGCTCTACGCGTTGTTTAATTTGGGTGTGTGCAGCTTATAGATCCTTGGTTCTTTAGAATTTGCTCTTATGTGCATATGTGCACTGCATCTGTCATTGCAATGTTGTCTGTGCTTCCACCTGCTCTGGCTATTGTTTAGTTTCAGGGTATGTAGATTGTAAATCTTTGCTGCACTAGGCTTCCTGCTTTTTTGTGTAGAAGCATGGGCTGTGCTGAGAAGAGCTTCAACGACTTAGAATCATCACATTTTGCGGGTTTACCAAGCGCAAAATGTTGATATGTTTGTGTAGAAGCATGGGCTCTCCCTCTCCACGGTGTATGTTGATCCAATGATCCTTAAGATTCTAAAATCAGTTTCCCTTTTTACAGCAGTTTTCAAATCAATTGAGAATATAGCAGTTCTGAAATGAGTTGAGAAGTATCATGCTTGAATAAATATTAAGGTATCTGGCAGATGGACCTGGGACAAGCAACATATACATAGGACAAAGTTGCAATTATATCTGTAGCTTAAGCTTTATGAGAAAATCCACTTACTCTTTTCTTTACTACAAGAAAATATTGCAAAGTATGCTTGGATATATCTTGCTGCCCTCTGATACATGGTGTTCTAGGTTTGCCAGGATAGGAATAAGAATGACATTCAATTTAGTTGCTACTAGACATGCTGACCACATGCCATGGAATGAACAATTCGCTTGCAGGGACCTTGCTTGTGTTAAATACCACTTTATTTCAAAAGTGTGTTACAAAACAatagtttttttagaaaaaggattACAAATCCGGCCTCTACGTTCGTGAACGTATAAAACAATAGTTAATACATCATATAAATATGTAGCTGTTGGTCTGGATAGTTCTACTATGATCATCTTATAGTGTTGTACAGTATACTGAATTGTTGTATAGGATACCCCTTTCAAACCAACGTGGAGCCTtccattttctctttttcccttctctctaTTTTCGTCCAAAAGAACACTCATGTGCATATACTTCCAATATTACTCACTGATGTACAACTGAGTCAAAAATGTATTGTCGATGCACttagaaaaaaaacagagacaAGAACAAAAGAATTTTCAGCAGGAAATAATCATGATTCAGCAATGCTTGCAAGCATGTCTACATATGCACTCAAAAAACAAAATTAGCAGCAAAACTACTGGGTGATTATTGCTAACTCATTATATCATAATATGTCAAGATATTATCCTTCTTTCATTTCTTTTACATGTTGAAGGGAGCATCAGTTGGAACTATTTTTGGAAATTGTAGCTTTCATGACAGATCAGGTAGTAGAAATTATGTACTTGCTTTGTCAATAACTTATTTCttatgctcaaaaaaaaaaaaaaaacttatttcTCAATACTTCTCTCATTTTACTCAAACCTGATCACCTGGGTCAAGATGGGATGTCAATTGGTCACTACACCTTTAGGGACTCCATAATTTGAACTACAAAACTGTAGAGCTCCAATATGGGTTTCTATCACAAGTTAATAGTTATGTTCTACATCTTCTCTTGATATACTTGAGATGGAGATCCTATCCAATATTGATTTGCATACATCTCAAACCTGTGCTGCTGTGCACATTCAGATATATGGGTTCCAATATGTGTCGTGTCTCAGATTAAtacgacttttttttttgcgaggagatTAATACGACTTATTTTAGTACAATAGTAGAATTTTAGAAGATATGAAGGTGAAGTCACTTCAGCCTAAGCATAATAGATCTCTCATTTTAAGCCATAATAAGTTTGGTC
This window contains:
- the LOC120689559 gene encoding uncharacterized protein LOC120689559, whose product is MASSARNIMFRRLKTLTISPALASGVTSQHYQLQQRAPVSGTAKGKAKLKAGQPLKRSTIGAKKGTPSTGGGGGGGGGGRGRREAMERITQISESCLNASTPLRHLPPKERLREAKREELGLVSKERQRELDIAKAKAKAKSKGTGADDGDRVLMGPPGLDYISLGLVDEDAIPKYELTVEDGRRLAKEYSRVLMRRHRARQTAESTLLTLKKEAIAALPEKLRAAAMVPDMTPFPANRYMATLTPPIEGYIEKVRDAAKKHSVKEKLR
- the LOC120688959 gene encoding uncharacterized protein LOC120688959 — translated: MSGRGRPTRLLDSSFARFAEAARCLLRVGLAAHAQHGSSIRRSTACGPRCCCRASPARRPPSSPRPLRASLPAAAPPPTVCGPRRALFSLPPRDSARSHCVSFSFSFSSRGGGVGFGEGLGEGGVLAPCEEGSGGGVWPLCVGAPGPADAAVLPVQFRQPAALLLHCLCLQAIAVSSVVSFFPGSPKRVRAAASTTLVAVPRLLVLSGLGALVVGRIVSGELLLLLVREHQLELFLEIVAFMTDQLQLGK